GTCTTCCCTCCTTTCCCCCAAACAACTTTCACTCTGACCTCAACCGCACTTCCACTCGCCTGCCAGCATTCACCTGATCCGTGGCGTTGACGATTTGAAACGGATTTGCATGGCGTATGAATTATTTATGCGTTTTTTCCTCGCCTTCCACTCGTTCGCCACCAGCTTTATATTTCCCATGATTCCTGCCACGCCCCGCCAGTCCGCGCCAACTTGAATATTTGCAGCTCATCTTAAATTTATGCCAAGTGGCTATTAAATTTTCCTTCTCTCGCGCTCCATCTCCATCTACTTCAGCCAAAGCTGCTGCTCTTGGGCGGCACAGTTCGAGTGCAGGGTATCCAGAGTGCTAAACTCCCAACCCTTGTCGGCGAACATGCAGCAATTGTCTTACAACTTATAAGGTAATGCCCAAAAATACTGTCGAGTTTTCTTGTGCCACACTCACCTTTGTGCCGCGCCTCAAAGTTCTCCACATAGTTGACGGCATTCGGGGGAATTCCTGTGGGCGATAGAACACCGATCCTTACCGCATCTGAACTATAAGCGTAATGGGTTCTGAGAACTACTTACGATACAGCTTAATTGTGCCGTCCGTGTCGCCCAGGGAATTCTTGGCCACGCAACGATAGGATCCAAATTCGGCCTGTGTGAGGGGATTTATATGAAGCCGCATCGAATTGCGATAGCCGCCGATTTCCGTGACATTCGCGGAGTATTTGCCACCTGTTTGGAGGTAGGGCGTTTGATATCTGAgttaatatttcattaaaataataaactaattaatatttaattgaaattttgccttatttaataattaaatgcatGTCACGCGCACATCGACCGTAAGTACGGGCGGGCAAAAGTTTCAACAATGTTGCTGACAGGCATAAATTTATGCACGAACTCATGTCACACCGCAGGCCAGGATCAGAATGGGGtactgtatgtgtgtgtgtgtgtgtgtgtgtgtgtggagtgggGCTGATTCGGTTTTTCTGGTGTCAATTAAAATCTGCCAGAaacaaaattgtaaattaatttaatttccagtTATGACAACGACTGCGAATGGAGGCAGCAAAAGCAGGAAATCAGCAGCCAAGCCGCTTCTTCGAGCCATCGCATTGCCACTTTCACCGACAGAATGAAACCGCAGCACTGCGGTCCTGTCGACCGAGTATACATCCGTGTTAGTGCCGCGACTAAATCAGCTAATTAACAACTTTTTCGGTGTGTCTGCGTCTGTCGCGAGCAGCTTGCACTCGGCGGTCATCAGTTTGTTAGTCGCTAGTTGGCTGGTGGCTCCGGCGGGAAATACAACTTTTCCTCCAAGGGTTTGGCGGCCAGGAGTCTGATTTGGCTTCGGGCTTGGGGCTTAGTGCTAATGTGCTAATGTGGTCGTCACGGTTTATGACCTCTTAAATGTCCCTTAGCACTAACCGAATGTGAGGTAATAAAATGTTGGCACTCAATTTAAATAGATAACTTTATGTGAAGCGGACAAATTGTACACTCAAATAAGGTACTTGACAGCTTTTTAACGTGGAATTTTTAGCATCTAACTTATGACGCATATATATTATTACTACAATTAGCAATGTATCTGATGGATTGTTTCTCGCCAACCAAAAGGTTTCGATTCGCTAGGAGTTCggtatacttttattttttagtacTATTTGTGACTTCTCACCTGGTGGCACAATCTCTCCACGTTCCCTGGTCCAGTAATTGATCGACTTGGGATATGCCTCGGATTCGCAGTCCAAGGTGACACCCTTTCCTTCTACAGCGCCAATTAGTTGGTTTTGAACGGTGATCATCGGCGGGACTTGAATCGAAGTTGCACATATAGTTATATTCCTAAATTGGTCCTAAGTGGGTACTCACAGTGCACAACTAGCGTTATCCTTTTGCTCACCGAGGGAGGGACTCCATTGGAGGCTATGCACAAGTAGGCTCCCATATGATGACGCCTAACATTCGGTATAACTAGATCAGTGCCTTCGATGCTCATAACTGaaatagaaatgaaaatttaacttcaattttatgcaaatcggttattattttctattatttaaTCACTAGAAAACTTGAATACGTTAAGGAGCTTATTTCCTGCCGAAAAGCTTgacatcaaaaaaaaaaactcagcTCGTTTATTGGCTCTAATTTCCTGCAGAAAAGTTCTAGGTTGGATAACCGGAAATACACAGTTGTAATTACCTTCTAGCGACAAAAGTGCGAACAAAACTTTACCATTattgcaataataataacatttttcTAAGCTCGCCAGCAAATGTGTGCAACTTCAGTGCTGCGCATTCAACAAAAGTTGAGTGCAACttaacaaaattatatatataccagATGCTGGCGACTTTTATGGCGTTGCTCAACATTTTGGTGTTCcgaacaaacacaaacatcCTGTTATCATGGCCGGGCCGAGATTGCATTATATAAACGGCATTGAAGCTGGTTTAGGCCGGCAGCACCGCCGACGGCGATACGAATGAATGTGACTACGTTTGTGGGCGCCGGAAGCGGAAGTGCTGGCTAGTTTGCGCTTGATATTGTTGGGTAAGGTTGTGGCACATAATAATATGCtgatttttcgtttattgATTTGGCCTTTTGAGCCACGGGTCCATTTTAGCCCGACCGAGTCGCTTATTAGCCAAAACCCGCGGccagtttacatttttttcctGTGCGGTTTTTCCGACGGTTCACAGTGCGGTCATTAAACGTAATAGCCACGAAATACGTGTAATTTTGTTTGAGCCCGCCACGGCATAAAACTTTACTTCTGTTCGGCcgatttcattttatttcagaGCACCGGCGAACGAACACGTAACGAAATAatcaaatttcaaatgaaacaAACTTTGTCCAGGGAAACAAAAAGGGATTTCAAACAATAGAGAAAGTGCAAATGGAATGGGAAATACTCTTTTTTGGCTagcaaaattttaaatttaaataatgatattttagaactgtttttatttcttacttGTCGTAATTAAGATACTCACGCATGTTATCTTTAAATACTATTTGTTACATacgtattatttattaaatggtTGTATCTATATCAAATAGCTTAACTATGGAAATTTGATGGTAAAGCTTCATATAATAAACTCTTCATCACCGACTAACTTTATGACCCCGCTGACTGCCAATCTAGTCTAGCCCTCTGACTTGccgcacacaaaaacacacgaaTAAAGTCCTGggaaatggaagtggaaaCTCCCACTTTTCCAGGGGCAGTGCAGTTGCCGGACAGGAAGCAGACTCGTTTGGCCGAGAAAGGGCTGAATTGGGTGGCAGCCATTTAAGCCCCGGCGAAAAGGTCATTTTGCCAGCTTTTTGTTCTCTTTATGCTGATTTTTTTGCATCCTTTCATTTAGCCGTATGagttttttttccgttttacGTTTGCTGTTTCGGGGGTTTTCAGGTTTTCCGGGGATCTTTTCTGCAGCACCTTTGATTTGAgttcatttatattattgcATTGTGTGGCCTATGGTGTACATACATTTCTTTTGAGTCTTCCCTTTCAACATTAATGCATTATGGCTCAATAACATTTACGGAATTAAAGTTAACTTCTTTCCAAAATATAAACGTATTCAAGGGATTGCATACTTGTTTGGagcattaaataaaataatgttaaatattttaaactatATGTTTACGAAAAATAATCACAATGCACTCTTTAAATACCAAACTGTATGCAAACTCGTTTTTGGTGCTGGCAAACTTTGCAAATTAAGAACTTGAATTGCAACTCCTCTCAACTGCGAATACTTCAAGGCCAATTAGCAAATCTGGTCCGGCTGCAACCGCCAGTTTGCCGCCACCAATGATCGGCCCCTAACCAATTCTGTCAGTCAGACGTTACCATCATCAACGGGCAAACGGCCAACAGGAGGGGACACAGCTCTGCATGCTGTCCACTCTGCCGTCTGCATGTGCAGGTGGGATGGCCAAGAACTGGGACTGCCACCCATCGACCCATTCAGCCTGCCATGCTGGCAAGgacccacccacacactcgATAGCCTTGGGCAGGACTCTCTAGGCCGGGTCCTGCCTGCAGCTATAACTGCTGATGGCCAACTGGGTTGCCGCTGCCTTTTTGTGTAAAAGTACTCCAAAATGTTGGATGGCAGGGCTCATTCAGGCAGCGGAGTCGGGAACAACAGCACAGGTACTTACAAATCAGAAGGGCGGGCGCCAATGGGAGGGGTGGCCCAACTGTACCGTGAGAAACGGAAATAAAAGCTATCAGCAAACTGAACCAGCATGAGAAGCAGCTCAAAGGTAAGTAGGGTCAGACCCTAAAATATTTGTGTACCCATATAAGAAAACAACGATGTTGTACAGAAGATATTGATTTAAAGTCCTGAGATCTGGAGGTTCATACGAACGGACAAGCGGATACGGCCAGATCGGaacggctattgatcctgattaAGAATGTAGTAAACAATATAGTTAAGAATCATTTAATGCATTACTcaatactttttgaaaatcttAAGAGTGCGCTCAAATTGTTTGCAGTGCAGGAGCCCGGTATACCAAAATACGAGCCTCAACTTACCCTCCTCTCCGGTGGCCAGCTCGATGGGCACTCCACTTTCGCGTCGCCATGTAATTGTCGGCTCTGGCGAACCGGTAGCAGCGCATTTGAGCGTCACGTTACTGCCCTCGCGAACGACCATGTCCGTGCTCGTAGGATAATCTAGGATATCCGGCGGTACTGCAGCCATCGGCCATCGGATTGCCATCGAGGTCGGCAGACGTTTGTCGCGGTTAGATaatatttatagcaaacaTTACAAAAAGTCCACATGTGAAGAAGAAAGAGGGAAAAGGAGAGGGGCGGGAATCAGAGAGAGAgcgttttaaataatttaagtttgtaattcttcatttaaataattagcTCGTACTGTACATGTCGGCGATGGCAGTGATTCATTCGGACCCACCGTCACCAGCAAAGGATACTCCCGCTTGCATTCGATGCCCCAGCGAAATGGGAAGTCCGGTCCTCgcgtttgcctttgttttaaGGACAAACTTTTCGCATGTCCTGAAACACACAAATTATTACAGCCATAGCTGCGGTAAGGACAACGGACAGCGGACAGCAGAGCGGACGGACACCCACAGCGGAAAACCTATGAACCGTGAAAACGTAATAATACGAAGAGAAGCGAGTGGTGGAACATGGGGCTGGTCCCCGGATTGTATGCATATAATATCCCGCAATTATGTGGTCGGTAAATGACCAAAAAATGTGCTGGTGTTGACAAACAGCTTGTTAAGCTCGGCAGCGAGTGAGTCAGTCTGTGCGCCACTGGCCGGTGACCACTGGATGGTCATTAAGTGGCCAAGGTTAGCCTGGGAGCGGGAAAATTGCAGCCCCAGAAAACTGGTTGGCCGgtttggtggtggtggtggctctgTGGCAGAACGCAGAGCTCACGAAATCCATTCGGAACCTTTAGAAAACTGGGTGGGGCATGGTTAGTGAAACCACTGAAGGCGGCCCCCAATGCAAGACGATTGTCATACGAATTTCATATTGTGTAAGATTTTGAATTAGAGCTTTAATTGCTAACTGCTAGTTTGTGTAggagaaacaaatttttggtATATGAATTTTTCATCTGCTAAAATGTCGCAACGGCCGGCAGTCATGTGAGTATAAGCTCGTCCTGTGTTCACATCCTGGATGAGGGTACGTGAGTGTGCGGAATACAGCACAATGGACAAGAGGGCAGGCGGCATTGGAAATCGGAAAAGGTGAGAGCTCTGCCGCTTCCGCTACGGTTTGTCGTCGACTATTTAACTGCACTCGGTCACGAAAATCATCAGAAGCGACCACCGTCCACGGGCCACCCTCCACTTGTTCGAAACTCGAACGTTTCCCGTGGccgattttcgatttttcgcCTACCCTCGAATTTCCCTCGAAACCATTTCGAGCGGCTTACAGTGGGCAAAAAAGTGTGGATATGCTGACGTATATTTACGTACGTTGAAAACCTGCTTTGGTTTACAAAAGCACTACCATTGCAGCAGATACAATAGTTTTCAATGAAACCACACTCAACAGATGAAAAGATATTTGAAaagatatattattatatgtttGAATTTTTCTCAATTGATTTTGACCCACTGTGCAGCGCCCGCTGATTATCCAGTGCAAATACACACAGTTGATTATACTTTTTCGTGTTTGCCGGTGAATGCCGCGCCAACTGCAATGGTGGCTAAAATATTTAGCGCTTTGATTTAGATTTGCCAGCGAGAGGTATTTAGGCAGTTCAGTGGGCAGCTGGGAACGGAAAACGGGAAACGGCGAGTGGCCAATGGGGAATGGGGCCATGACCACAAATGGACAGCCCCAATGTGCCCGGCGAACACTTCATAGGCTGCAAGCATTTCTTACGATGCCTCCACTCCGCTGCTGCGTTGCCGttttaattcaaaatcaaCAGTTTCTGCGGTTCAGTGGACGGTTAAACATGTTTAAGCACTCGCTCCGTTGGCGGAGTTCGCTTGGGGCGTCGAATTAGCCGGTGGAATTTAATAAGCCACGGAACTGCACACTGGctggggggaggggggggggggggtggacTTGGTCAGAAAGGTTTTGTTCAACGCAtttcttttccctttttccacatttaattttttaatatttttgtttcacGGAATACGGTTCGAACAATGGGAGTTCCAGTTCTGGCAACGAGGCGTATGATTGTTTGACAACCGAAACGTAATGAGCAAAAAATAGACCGCCCATAATCCACTTACCCACAACATCGAGGTAGCCCATTTGGCTTTTCATCGGATCCGTGTTGATTTGGCACATGTACCTGAGATATTACCAATTATTATGACGAATCTCTGAATTCACTTAATGTGCATACCAGCCTTTGTCCGACTCTTTAATGTCCTTAATGCGCATTGTCCATGTTTTGTGCTCGGAGTTGGCGATGCCAATGCGTTGGTTTTTTGTTATAACGTGGTTTTGTATCGTTAGGATTGTTTGGGTGTCGACCCGAAGCCACGCAACCTGTGTTCCAAAAaatgtattgtatttaaagattttatttaataaaatgtgaTGTTTAGTGCGGTAAAATGTAGTAAAATGTAGTTCTTGAGAGAAATGTGTCTTAATAAAGTGGTTTTCTATATTACTTTGAAGGTATTGGCACTGCTTAACTTATCTTACACATCGCGTAGACTTTGaatataggtatatatagCTATAATAGTCGCGGTGCTTAATCTGGCCAAAAATAGAGGCAGGACTATCATTATAGTCGCATTTAACTATAGTTCTATAACTGTAATCAAATTCCTGGGATATCATTATCAAGCAAAAAGTTGCTATTACACGGCGTCATCGTGAATCAAACTCCCAAATTGAACACATATAACTAGCATGCAACGCTGTTCAATTATACACAAAAAAATCTATTCCCAGAACTATTCAAGAAATTTTAACCATACACGCACACCCCGCCACACAGTCCCATGGAAAAGGTCGTAATTGTACAATTACCCAGGTAAATTATTATGCGATAAAGCACGCAGCTTGTAAGTTAAAAAgctgaaatattttgaatacGGTTAGCTGGAGCAGGGCAACCCTTTAACTCTTTACAGGATCGAGGCTCGCATGTGAAAATGAACTGGGTCCCATTTCCCAGTCCATTCAGCCGACATGTCAACACGTGAAACTATTTGACTTATTTGTGAAACCGCATATTTTAGTgtgcacataaataaattaaacactgGCTAATATCCAGCCGTTCAATCGAAggctaatgaaatattttcggtcaaattgaatttgggtTTGTTTTGGGTCCCAGGGCGCTGTCAGCATAAAGTAAGTAATTACACCCAAGTGCCTGCTCAATTATCTTTGAGCGGAACATTGCTTAATTGTGCACGGCACTGACTGAGGGATGTCCTTGTTGTAACCCCACCACCACATTTTCATCCACTTCTACACAAACAGGACGGGATGCGAAGTCGGTGGCCCACACCGGCGAAATGAGAGGACAAAGCTTTCCACTTCAATGGAGATCTACTCGTACATTTGCTGTTACCTGGCGGGAGAAgctggatgcggatgcggatacgGATACACTGGCTCCCCCATCGAGACAAacgaatgcaaatgcaaacacaaataaaaacacagaCAACGGGGGTAGCAAAAGGACTCCACTCCGGTATCCGGAGTGCGGAGTCCGAAGTCCGGACTCGCTTAACACGTCCTCATTCATATTTCAATTACTTTTTATGTGATTTTCGCTTTTGTCATCCAGTAAGCCCGGCAAATCcctatttatgtttttattttcactttcattccGACTGCCATTCAACTCTTGTTGCCCGCTCTTGGGTGTCGAGATTTGGTCTTTGAGATTACACGGCTCATAGGAATGGAGAAGGTGATTggggatgggaatggggatggtGAAATGTTAATGAATATTAATGCGGCCGGTTTCGGTTTTGTGGCTGCTTATTGAGTGTGTAATTGAGCCCACGGCTTGAGCGCagtggatgcggatgcggaccGAGCTGATTTGCTAATTTAGGTTCAGCTATCAACGGATTGGTTTACCCCCCTCCCAGGACTCACCTTATAAGGTCCCAGGTCCTGAACGACGCACGTGAGGAAGGCATCACGTCCCACGGGCGCTGTCATATTCACAATTGGAGAACTAAATTTGGGATCAACTGTAATAAAGTCGAAGGATATTCGTGTTAGCAGCGCCATCATGCTTGATTGGCAAATAATTGGAATATAATGCAGTGTATGGAA
The sequence above is a segment of the Drosophila melanogaster chromosome 2L genome. Coding sequences within it:
- the DIP-eta gene encoding Dpr-interacting protein eta, isoform B; protein product: MQSNFCQCRKQTCALSVILLLILMSQQCYPQRVEVPAEVIVDPKFSSPIVNMTAPVGRDAFLTCVVQDLGPYKVAWLRVDTQTILTIQNHVITKNQRIGIANSEHKTWTMRIKDIKESDKGWYMCQINTDPMKSQMGYLDVVVPPDILDYPTSTDMVVREGSNVTLKCAATGSPEPTITWRRESGVPIELATGEEVMSIEGTDLVIPNVRRHHMGAYLCIASNGVPPSVSKRITLVVHFPPMITVQNQLIGAVEGKGVTLDCESEAYPKSINYWTRERGEIVPPGGKYSANVTEIGGYRNSMRLHINPLTQAEFGSYRCVAKNSLGDTDGTIKLYRIPPNAVNYVENFEARHKGKKRTKSSESHHPARAQEHSGEDMENPGKRKADLSLGAESIDSIYGNSAAGSRRRQDLGGVLLLLLPVAVAVAMSLATAGVMRETQMTLPPQTLTHV